One part of the Enterococcus sp. DIV1094 genome encodes these proteins:
- a CDS encoding S24 family peptidase → MDLSKYIGGKIKFYRELNNLTQDDLAEELNTTRQSISRYENGDRKANQDVLFELADLFNISINKFFPEIKLVPPLETVIDKTTSIMRKLDDERQKLVYKCAEKQLAEQTKPAQQSPKITDIQSYKDEKKRAAEGYGAVSAGTGEFLFGVERAETVYLPESDFPDEPFDYVLKINGDSMLPTYKDGEYIFVKSFSNGGHVRSGMLAIVLYESEVYFKKVYLKDECITLVSLNKEYADIVVTDPEHFKVLGKVVS, encoded by the coding sequence ATGGATTTATCAAAATACATCGGCGGAAAGATTAAATTTTATAGAGAACTAAATAATTTAACTCAAGATGATTTAGCAGAAGAGCTTAATACTACAAGGCAATCTATTAGTAGGTATGAGAACGGAGACAGAAAAGCGAATCAAGACGTACTTTTCGAACTGGCTGATCTATTTAATATCTCTATTAACAAGTTCTTCCCCGAAATAAAACTAGTCCCGCCCTTAGAGACCGTCATAGACAAAACAACTTCAATTATGAGAAAGCTCGATGACGAACGACAAAAATTAGTCTACAAATGTGCAGAAAAACAATTAGCAGAACAAACTAAACCTGCCCAACAGTCCCCAAAAATCACTGATATACAATCCTATAAGGATGAAAAAAAACGTGCTGCTGAAGGTTACGGTGCTGTATCTGCGGGAACAGGTGAATTTCTTTTTGGGGTAGAAAGAGCCGAAACAGTATATCTACCTGAATCAGACTTTCCAGACGAACCGTTTGATTATGTATTGAAAATTAATGGCGATTCTATGTTACCTACTTATAAGGATGGGGAGTATATTTTCGTCAAGTCTTTTTCAAACGGTGGGCATGTTCGGAGTGGTATGCTGGCAATCGTCTTATATGAGAGTGAAGTGTACTTCAAAAAAGTATACTTAAAAGATGAATGTATAACGCTTGTTTCACTAAATAAGGAGTATGCTGATATTGTGGTGACTGACCCAGAGCATTTTAAAGTTCTCGGTAAAGTTGTATCTTGA
- a CDS encoding type I toxin-antitoxin system Fst family toxin, giving the protein MQFALFHSIRFVILEKATCPESGVNVLFYQIVSLVVAPLFVALVNTLVSHWLDEKDDN; this is encoded by the coding sequence ATGCAGTTTGCATTGTTCCATAGTATTCGTTTTGTTATACTAGAAAAGGCAACTTGCCCCGAAAGCGGGGTGAATGTCTTGTTTTATCAAATAGTTTCGTTAGTTGTCGCACCACTCTTTGTGGCTTTAGTCAATACGCTAGTTTCTCATTGGTTAGATGAGAAAGACGACAACTGA
- a CDS encoding SHOCT domain-containing protein, which translates to MNIFEGKFGTLAKRKVSFDGSKVMIKKNEFKLSDIKCVYYKTPSTQGSVWNYVYLSLDGEPFDGENIFLQNVFTFTDKQTEKAMELLSLLPLEVIDQGIAIESIQETEYSDNTAIVGLTILLDYDKEFISFLWAKRNIPFDNILDFEIVENGQSKIASGAKAAAVGTVLFGPAGMITGAIIGKGKEKELVDNLYLEVSIKDEPPIKIEIISKKVRKDSKKFRNGLDHLIQIAEKLQPIVEKNNLDEAPSIENIVPSNQTSVTDELRAFKSLLDDGIITQEEFDLKKAELLSK; encoded by the coding sequence ATGAATATATTTGAAGGGAAATTCGGAACTTTAGCAAAACGGAAAGTTTCATTCGATGGATCTAAAGTAATGATAAAAAAGAATGAATTCAAACTTTCTGATATTAAATGTGTATACTATAAGACCCCGTCTACTCAAGGAAGTGTTTGGAATTATGTTTATCTAAGTTTAGATGGAGAACCTTTTGATGGTGAAAATATTTTTTTACAAAATGTTTTCACCTTTACAGACAAACAAACAGAGAAAGCTATGGAGCTTCTCAGCCTATTACCACTTGAAGTAATAGATCAAGGTATTGCTATCGAAAGTATTCAAGAAACAGAATACAGTGATAATACAGCGATAGTGGGGCTAACCATACTACTTGACTATGACAAAGAATTTATCAGTTTTTTATGGGCTAAAAGAAATATACCATTCGATAATATATTAGATTTTGAGATTGTTGAAAATGGTCAATCAAAAATTGCCAGCGGAGCAAAAGCGGCTGCTGTAGGAACTGTATTATTCGGCCCCGCCGGAATGATAACTGGAGCAATTATTGGCAAAGGTAAAGAAAAAGAGTTGGTAGATAATCTTTATCTCGAAGTATCAATAAAAGATGAACCGCCAATAAAAATTGAAATAATTTCAAAGAAAGTCAGGAAAGACAGCAAAAAATTTCGAAATGGTCTTGATCATCTAATTCAAATCGCAGAAAAGTTACAACCCATTGTAGAAAAAAATAATCTTGACGAAGCACCATCAATTGAAAATATTGTGCCGTCAAACCAAACTAGCGTTACGGATGAACTACGAGCATTTAAATCATTGCTAGATGATGGAATAATCACTCAAGAAGAATTTGATTTAAAAAAGGCGGAATTATTGTCCAAATGA
- a CDS encoding site-specific integrase: MAMIKQYKKKNGEKAWYFKTYLGIDPMTKKKKYTTKRGFKTQKEAKIALSRLELEIEKNGLPTKKIEIPTFREVYNLWYEQYKNTVKESTLFVQKNAIEKHILPKFGSLSLDKITVVYCQEQVNNWFTYYKKYPNLIGLTTRIIDYGLKIGLLSTNPMNHVIRPRKSERIDQEKYVSPFYSKEQLKNFLEILNRHEDIQLFTMFRVMSFTGLRKGELQALRWKDCDLSKGTISVNQTLAKSEYGKEIFQTPKTKHSRRTISIDDETLKYLVSWKKEQRRRYLKLGINTLKPEQLLFTDIDNKHLYLDYLNNFMKAFLKEHNLEKITIHGFRHTHCSLLFEAGVSIKEVQERMGHTDIKTTMDIYTHVTEKAKEQTAEKYAAYMNF; encoded by the coding sequence ATGGCTATGATTAAACAATATAAAAAGAAAAACGGGGAGAAAGCTTGGTATTTTAAAACATATTTAGGGATTGATCCGATGACAAAGAAGAAAAAATATACTACCAAAAGAGGATTTAAAACACAAAAGGAGGCTAAAATAGCCTTATCAAGACTAGAATTAGAAATTGAGAAAAACGGACTTCCAACTAAAAAAATTGAAATTCCAACTTTCAGAGAAGTCTATAATCTTTGGTACGAACAATATAAAAACACGGTCAAAGAAAGCACGCTATTTGTCCAAAAAAATGCGATTGAAAAACATATTCTGCCAAAGTTTGGATCGCTCTCGTTAGACAAAATAACCGTTGTTTATTGTCAAGAACAAGTGAATAATTGGTTCACTTACTATAAAAAGTATCCTAATCTTATTGGCTTAACGACTAGAATAATTGATTATGGGCTTAAAATCGGTCTTCTCTCAACTAATCCAATGAATCATGTGATAAGACCACGAAAATCCGAACGAATTGATCAAGAAAAATATGTCTCCCCTTTTTATTCTAAAGAGCAATTAAAGAATTTTTTAGAGATCTTAAACCGTCACGAAGACATACAACTGTTTACTATGTTCAGAGTGATGTCATTCACAGGACTACGAAAAGGAGAGCTACAGGCCCTGCGTTGGAAAGATTGCGATTTATCAAAAGGCACTATATCAGTCAATCAGACATTGGCAAAAAGTGAATACGGTAAAGAAATATTCCAGACTCCCAAAACAAAGCATAGCCGTCGTACTATTTCAATTGATGATGAAACTCTTAAGTACCTTGTATCTTGGAAAAAAGAGCAACGTAGAAGATATCTAAAGCTAGGTATTAATACTCTCAAACCTGAACAGCTTTTGTTTACTGACATTGACAATAAACATCTTTACCTCGATTATCTGAATAATTTTATGAAAGCTTTTTTAAAGGAACACAATTTAGAGAAGATTACTATTCATGGTTTTAGGCATACACACTGCAGCTTATTATTTGAAGCAGGCGTCAGCATTAAAGAAGTACAAGAGCGAATGGGGCACACCGATATAAAAACCACGATGGATATCTATACTCACGTAACCGAAAAAGCCAAGGAACAAACCGCTGAAAAATATGCCGCGTATATGAATTTTTAA
- the rpsI gene encoding 30S ribosomal protein S9: MAQVQYIGTGRRKNAVARVRLVPGTGKITINKKDVEEYIPHADLREVINQPFGVTETKGAYDVFVNVNGGGYAGQSGAIRHGIARALLEVDPDFRLALKRAGLLTRDARMVERKKPGLKKARKASQFSKR, encoded by the coding sequence TTGGCACAAGTTCAATATATCGGCACAGGCCGTCGTAAAAATGCAGTTGCCCGCGTACGTTTAGTACCAGGAACTGGTAAAATTACTATCAACAAAAAAGATGTTGAAGAATATATTCCACATGCTGACTTGCGTGAAGTTATCAATCAACCTTTCGGCGTTACTGAAACAAAAGGCGCATATGACGTATTTGTTAACGTAAACGGTGGAGGCTACGCTGGACAATCAGGAGCTATCCGTCACGGAATCGCTCGTGCATTGCTAGAAGTTGATCCTGACTTCCGTTTAGCGCTTAAACGTGCTGGGTTACTTACACGTGACGCACGTATGGTTGAACGTAAAAAACCAGGTCTTAAAAAAGCCCGCAAAGCTTCACAATTCTCGAAACGTTAA
- the rplM gene encoding 50S ribosomal protein L13, with the protein MAKPGEVERKWYVVDATDVPLGRLSTVVASVLRGKNKPTFTPHLDTGDFVIVINADKVKLTGKKATDKIYYRHSNYPGGLKSISAGELRAKNSRRLIETSVKGMLPKNTLGRKQFTKLNVYGGAEHPHAAQQPEVLDITNLI; encoded by the coding sequence ATGGCCAAACCAGGCGAAGTAGAACGTAAATGGTATGTAGTAGACGCAACTGATGTTCCATTGGGACGTCTTTCAACAGTTGTTGCATCTGTACTACGTGGAAAAAATAAACCAACTTTCACCCCTCATTTGGACACTGGCGATTTCGTCATTGTTATCAATGCAGATAAAGTGAAATTAACAGGTAAAAAAGCGACTGATAAAATTTATTACCGTCACAGCAACTACCCAGGAGGATTGAAATCAATCTCAGCTGGTGAATTGCGTGCTAAAAATTCTCGTCGTTTGATCGAAACTTCTGTAAAAGGCATGCTACCTAAAAATACTTTAGGCCGCAAACAATTTACAAAATTGAATGTATACGGTGGAGCAGAACATCCACATGCAGCACAACAACCAGAAGTTTTAGACATCACAAACTTAATCTAA
- a CDS encoding argininosuccinate synthase, whose product MKEKIILAYSGGLDTSVAIKWLAKDYEVIACCLDIGEGKDTAFIKEKALQVGAIASYAIDAKEEFAQEFALIALQGHTFYEQSYPLVSALSRPLIAKKLVELARKTGATTIAHGCTGKGNDQVRFEVAINALAPEMKIIAPVRQWQWSREEEIAYAKENDVPIPADLENPYSIDQNLWGRACECGVLEDPWATPPAGAYDITTALEYTPDQSDIIELTFEQGVPVALNQESLPLSELILSLNQLAGKHGIGRIDHVENRLVGIKSREVYECPGAITLMQAHKELEDLTFVRELAHFKPMIEQQLSQMIYDGLWFNPLTEALISFLKATQTAVNGTVRVKLFKGNVIVEGRKSANSLYNEELATYTSADTFDQQAAVGFIKLWGLPSKVYAEVQTQQQTAVGSE is encoded by the coding sequence ATGAAAGAAAAAATTATATTGGCTTACTCAGGTGGCTTAGATACCTCTGTCGCAATCAAATGGTTGGCAAAAGATTATGAGGTGATTGCTTGTTGCCTAGATATTGGTGAAGGCAAAGATACAGCTTTTATTAAAGAAAAAGCACTTCAAGTCGGCGCGATTGCGTCTTACGCCATTGATGCAAAAGAAGAATTTGCTCAAGAGTTTGCCTTGATTGCGCTACAAGGTCATACATTTTACGAGCAGTCTTATCCACTGGTTTCTGCGCTTTCTCGCCCCTTAATCGCAAAAAAATTAGTGGAATTAGCCCGAAAAACTGGCGCAACGACGATTGCTCACGGCTGTACGGGAAAGGGCAACGACCAAGTTCGTTTTGAAGTGGCTATCAATGCCTTGGCGCCTGAAATGAAAATCATTGCCCCGGTTCGTCAGTGGCAATGGTCCCGTGAAGAGGAAATCGCCTATGCGAAAGAAAATGATGTACCGATTCCAGCAGATTTGGAGAATCCCTACTCCATCGACCAAAACTTGTGGGGACGTGCTTGTGAGTGTGGTGTGTTGGAAGACCCTTGGGCGACTCCGCCGGCGGGTGCTTACGACATCACGACAGCCTTAGAGTACACACCGGATCAGTCGGATATCATTGAACTCACTTTTGAACAAGGCGTGCCAGTGGCTTTGAATCAAGAAAGTTTACCTTTATCCGAATTGATTTTGTCCTTGAATCAATTAGCCGGTAAGCATGGGATCGGTCGGATCGATCATGTGGAGAATCGTCTAGTGGGAATCAAGTCTCGGGAAGTTTATGAATGTCCTGGAGCAATCACTTTGATGCAGGCACATAAAGAATTAGAAGATTTGACTTTTGTTCGTGAATTAGCACATTTCAAACCGATGATCGAGCAACAGTTGAGTCAAATGATCTATGATGGTCTCTGGTTCAATCCATTGACTGAGGCGTTGATTTCTTTCTTGAAAGCAACTCAAACAGCTGTCAATGGAACTGTCCGTGTCAAACTATTCAAAGGGAATGTCATCGTTGAAGGGCGTAAATCAGCCAATAGTCTATATAACGAAGAATTAGCAACGTATACTTCAGCGGATACCTTCGATCAACAAGCGGCTGTCGGATTTATCAAGCTTTGGGGGCTTCCATCGAAAGTCTATGCGGAAGTTCAAACGCAACAACAAACAGCCGTAGGATCAGAGTAG
- the argH gene encoding argininosuccinate lyase — protein sequence MDKLWGGRFQGKSEQWIDAFGASISFDQKLAEQDILGSLAHVKMLAHTGILSEEEAQQIITGLEKLQTRLTNGTLHFSVENEDIHLNIEKCLHEEIGSVAGKLHTARSRNDQVATDMHLYLKETVLELIEKLHSLRQTFVEKAAEHIATIMPGYTHLQHAQPISFGHHLLAYYQMFTRDYERFTESLKRIDISPLGSAALAGTTFPIDRSFAANELGFSAVYANSLDAVSDRDFILEFLSNASLLMMHLSRFCEEIIFWCSYECQYIELSDTFSTGSSIMPQKKNPDMAELIRGKTGRVYGNLFGLLTLMKGLPLAYNKDFQEDKEGMFDTSETILASLSIMEGMVKTMAVNKARMYAATQKDFSNATELADYLAAKGLPFRQAHEIVGKLVLQCTQQGCYLQDVSFAEYQQISPLIEMDIYDALRPETAVKRRNSLGGTGFDQVQQQIDQARQQLQKEK from the coding sequence ATGGATAAACTTTGGGGTGGACGGTTTCAAGGGAAAAGTGAACAGTGGATCGACGCATTCGGTGCTTCGATCTCCTTTGATCAAAAGTTGGCTGAACAAGATATTTTAGGGAGTCTCGCGCATGTGAAAATGTTGGCACATACTGGGATTTTGTCCGAGGAAGAAGCACAACAGATCATCACTGGTTTGGAAAAACTGCAAACACGTTTAACGAATGGTACCTTGCATTTTTCGGTGGAAAACGAAGACATCCACTTGAATATCGAAAAATGCCTACATGAGGAAATCGGATCTGTTGCTGGGAAACTACATACGGCTCGTAGTCGCAATGACCAAGTCGCAACAGACATGCACTTGTATCTGAAAGAAACGGTCCTTGAACTGATCGAAAAGCTTCATTCGCTACGTCAAACGTTCGTGGAAAAAGCAGCGGAGCATATCGCTACGATCATGCCGGGATACACCCATCTGCAACATGCCCAACCGATTTCCTTTGGCCATCATCTCTTAGCATACTATCAGATGTTTACACGTGATTATGAACGCTTCACAGAAAGTTTGAAACGAATCGATATTTCCCCTTTAGGCAGTGCCGCATTGGCAGGTACGACGTTTCCGATTGATCGTTCCTTCGCTGCAAATGAATTGGGCTTTTCTGCTGTTTATGCAAACAGTCTTGATGCTGTCAGTGACCGTGATTTTATTCTTGAATTTTTAAGTAACGCTTCTTTATTGATGATGCACTTGTCACGTTTTTGCGAAGAAATCATTTTTTGGTGTAGTTACGAATGCCAATACATTGAACTTTCGGATACTTTTTCGACAGGCAGTTCGATCATGCCTCAAAAGAAAAATCCTGACATGGCGGAATTGATTCGGGGAAAAACTGGTCGGGTATATGGTAATTTATTTGGTTTACTCACGTTGATGAAGGGTTTGCCTTTAGCTTATAACAAAGATTTCCAAGAGGATAAAGAAGGAATGTTCGACACGAGTGAAACGATTTTAGCCAGCCTCTCGATCATGGAAGGCATGGTAAAAACCATGGCAGTAAATAAAGCTCGAATGTATGCCGCCACGCAAAAAGATTTCTCCAATGCGACTGAGTTAGCCGATTACTTGGCTGCGAAGGGTTTACCTTTCCGTCAAGCACATGAGATCGTTGGCAAACTCGTCTTACAATGTACACAACAGGGTTGTTATCTCCAAGATGTATCTTTTGCAGAATATCAACAAATCAGTCCACTGATCGAAATGGATATCTATGATGCTTTACGCCCAGAAACAGCAGTAAAACGTCGGAATTCATTAGGCGGTACCGGATTTGATCAAGTCCAACAGCAGATCGATCAAGCACGCCAACAATTACAAAAAGAGAAATAA
- a CDS encoding Dps family protein, protein MKFQQTKEVLNQLVADLSQMSVIVHQTHWYMRGPGFLTLHPMMDKFMDDLNEQLDEISERLITLDGSPYSTLREFADNTKIPDEVGRWDRTMEERLETLVAGYRYLADLFQKGIDAAGEEGDDPTQDIFIDFKAATEKRIWMLQAHLGKAPGIDA, encoded by the coding sequence ATGAAATTTCAACAAACAAAAGAAGTATTGAATCAATTAGTAGCAGATTTAAGCCAAATGTCGGTGATCGTTCACCAAACGCATTGGTATATGAGAGGTCCTGGATTTCTGACATTGCATCCAATGATGGACAAATTCATGGACGACTTGAACGAACAATTAGATGAGATCTCAGAACGTTTGATTACATTAGATGGTTCACCTTATTCAACATTACGTGAATTTGCAGACAACACAAAAATCCCTGATGAAGTTGGCCGTTGGGATCGTACGATGGAAGAACGTCTAGAAACATTAGTAGCTGGTTACCGCTACTTAGCAGATCTTTTCCAAAAAGGAATTGACGCTGCTGGTGAAGAAGGCGACGATCCAACACAAGATATCTTTATTGATTTTAAAGCAGCAACAGAAAAACGCATCTGGATGTTACAAGCACATCTAGGCAAAGCTCCAGGAATCGACGCATAA
- a CDS encoding gluconokinase: MIAIGVDIGTTQTKAVAFNEQAEEVATAYFHYPLIQEIQGMAEQDQELIVQAVYAVINEVIQQLPAQPIEFISFSTAMHSLILLDKNKKPLTRMFTWADTRAVNEAEKLKVTEKGRSIYELTGTPIHPMTPLIKLKWLKNNFPDLFDQAVYFVGIKDYLFYELFAELVSDYSTASGTGYFDIRRFQWSEPILEELGIQEAQLPRVAPATAQFTQLTEEARTKFHFDQEIPFILGGADGPLSNLGLGAFGETTAALTVGTSGALRFISNRPQLHPQMETFCYVLDQTHWVIGGATSNGAGIFDWAVHTLMQDVVQRAKEQGEDPYQAVLSEISFVPPGANGLIFQPYLLGERAPLWDAEAFGSFIGLQRWHTEKDMMRAVLEGVCFNLKRILLGICPPEQVIELRATGGFAQSVLFRQIMADVLGQPILFPKVKEASALGAVILGWQSQGRINSLAEASTYIELTQQIAVQKKANRMYNKIYPLFVSTQQELSRYSQLFAELREDLSMEMSNEEGEF, translated from the coding sequence ATGATTGCAATCGGTGTTGACATCGGTACTACGCAAACGAAAGCAGTTGCATTCAATGAACAAGCAGAAGAAGTAGCTACAGCCTACTTTCATTATCCGTTGATCCAAGAAATCCAAGGAATGGCTGAACAAGATCAGGAATTGATCGTCCAAGCAGTGTATGCTGTTATCAATGAGGTGATCCAACAATTACCCGCACAGCCCATCGAATTTATCTCGTTTTCAACAGCTATGCACAGCTTGATTTTACTAGATAAAAACAAAAAGCCTTTGACGCGTATGTTCACTTGGGCAGACACCCGTGCGGTCAATGAAGCAGAAAAACTAAAAGTGACTGAAAAAGGGCGATCAATCTATGAACTGACTGGTACACCGATCCATCCAATGACGCCGTTGATCAAACTCAAATGGTTGAAAAACAACTTTCCTGATTTATTTGATCAAGCGGTTTATTTTGTAGGAATCAAAGATTATCTTTTTTATGAACTATTCGCTGAGTTAGTCAGTGATTACAGCACTGCTTCTGGTACAGGTTACTTCGATATCCGCAGATTCCAATGGTCAGAACCTATTCTTGAAGAGTTAGGAATACAAGAAGCGCAGCTGCCAAGAGTGGCACCTGCGACTGCCCAATTCACGCAACTAACAGAAGAGGCCCGTACTAAGTTTCATTTTGATCAAGAAATCCCATTTATTTTAGGAGGAGCGGATGGACCATTATCCAACTTAGGCTTAGGAGCATTCGGTGAAACGACGGCGGCACTGACTGTGGGTACAAGCGGAGCATTACGCTTTATTTCAAATCGTCCGCAACTCCATCCACAAATGGAAACTTTCTGTTATGTTTTGGATCAAACACACTGGGTTATTGGAGGCGCGACGAGTAATGGTGCAGGAATCTTTGATTGGGCAGTCCATACATTGATGCAAGATGTCGTTCAAAGAGCCAAGGAACAAGGAGAAGATCCTTATCAAGCCGTTCTTTCTGAAATCAGTTTTGTCCCACCTGGTGCCAATGGGCTGATTTTTCAACCGTATTTGCTTGGTGAACGAGCACCTTTATGGGATGCAGAAGCATTTGGCAGTTTTATTGGTCTGCAACGATGGCATACGGAAAAAGACATGATGCGTGCGGTCCTTGAAGGGGTTTGTTTCAATCTCAAGCGAATTTTACTAGGGATTTGCCCACCTGAGCAAGTCATTGAATTACGAGCAACAGGCGGCTTTGCTCAATCGGTTTTATTTCGACAAATCATGGCGGACGTTTTGGGACAACCTATCCTTTTTCCAAAAGTCAAAGAAGCTTCGGCTTTAGGTGCAGTCATTTTAGGGTGGCAGAGCCAAGGAAGAATCAATTCGTTAGCCGAAGCTTCCACATATATTGAGCTAACGCAACAAATAGCCGTTCAGAAAAAAGCCAATCGTATGTATAACAAAATATATCCTTTGTTTGTCTCCACACAGCAAGAATTAAGCCGCTATTCGCAATTATTTGCCGAACTACGAGAGGATCTATCCATGGAGATGAGCAATGAAGAAGGCGAATTTTAA
- a CDS encoding prepilin peptidase: MFLYFIIGCCFGSFLCLVAQRVPQDLSIISPRSHCVNCQQTLRWYELIPLLSIVIQRFRCHSCQARLSPIYPLAELTSGALFMYAGTYSTETVHLIWLAIAFLFSLMDIFHLAIDTRIFYFSWTFLWVYWLLTAQFQVGTSFVFSLITFGLLRYGQAYLGAGDTLLLLSWSGGLTSSQLIMLLFIASCLGISYFGLTALLHKKRKQLPFIPFLSIALWLILHFR, encoded by the coding sequence ATGTTTCTTTATTTTATCATTGGTTGTTGTTTTGGTTCTTTTTTGTGCCTAGTCGCACAACGTGTTCCTCAAGACCTTTCTATTATTTCCCCTCGTTCTCATTGTGTCAACTGTCAGCAAACATTACGATGGTATGAGTTGATTCCCTTACTATCGATTGTCATTCAACGGTTCCGCTGTCACTCTTGTCAGGCACGACTTTCGCCCATTTATCCCTTAGCTGAGTTGACCAGCGGTGCGCTATTTATGTATGCAGGTACTTATTCGACAGAGACAGTTCATTTGATTTGGCTAGCCATTGCTTTTTTATTTTCCCTGATGGATATTTTTCATCTTGCGATCGACACTCGCATTTTCTACTTCTCCTGGACGTTCTTATGGGTCTACTGGTTGTTGACCGCTCAGTTTCAAGTCGGTACGAGTTTCGTGTTCAGCTTGATCACTTTCGGTTTACTGCGTTATGGTCAAGCCTATTTAGGGGCAGGCGACACGTTACTCTTACTTAGTTGGAGTGGCGGACTCACTTCTTCACAACTCATTATGCTTTTATTTATCGCCAGTTGCCTTGGTATCAGCTATTTTGGTCTTACTGCTTTACTTCACAAGAAAAGAAAACAGCTACCCTTCATTCCTTTTCTGAGTATTGCGTTATGGCTGATTCTTCATTTCCGATAG
- the msrA gene encoding peptide-methionine (S)-S-oxide reductase MsrA, translated as MAVKKAVFAGGCFWCMVKPFETQPGILSVTSGYTGGHVPNPTYEQVTTGTTGHTEAVEIEYDPEIITYAQLVEIYWQQTDPTDALGQFADRGDSYRPVIYYSDEAEREAAEKSKQQLQESGRFDKPIVTKIEPRTTFYPAEEYHQDYYKKNKIHYQLYREGSGRAGFLRKNWKD; from the coding sequence ATGGCAGTGAAAAAAGCTGTATTTGCAGGTGGTTGCTTTTGGTGTATGGTCAAACCGTTTGAAACGCAGCCGGGTATCCTTTCTGTTACTTCGGGTTATACAGGTGGACATGTACCAAATCCAACCTACGAACAAGTGACGACTGGAACAACAGGACATACGGAAGCAGTAGAGATCGAATACGACCCTGAAATCATCACTTATGCGCAATTAGTCGAAATCTATTGGCAACAAACCGATCCGACAGATGCTTTAGGTCAGTTTGCTGATCGTGGCGACTCGTATCGTCCGGTCATTTACTATAGTGATGAAGCAGAGCGTGAAGCTGCGGAAAAATCAAAACAACAACTACAAGAAAGTGGCCGTTTTGATAAACCGATCGTCACGAAGATCGAACCTCGTACGACCTTTTATCCCGCAGAAGAGTATCACCAAGATTACTACAAGAAAAATAAGATCCATTACCAGTTGTATCGTGAAGGCTCTGGCCGGGCAGGTTTCCTTAGAAAAAACTGGAAAGATTAG
- a CDS encoding response regulator transcription factor, which translates to MVQILVIDNDEIYVDILKKLFEKDGHLLTVCRCLSEAHELFSTEIQLIITEAKLPDGDSLNFLRSIRKYSTVPFIVLSTCVDEFTQISFFSFKADAYISKSFSPSVISYYINALANRFYPLQQPVKINGYIFDLDNYSLKCEKNIPIPLTATEIQIIKILYDRKGTTVSKEHLLETIWGNEYRDDYRRLDPHIKNIRKKLDYSFVTTIIGIGYKLTI; encoded by the coding sequence ATGGTGCAAATTTTGGTAATTGATAATGATGAAATATATGTTGACATTCTAAAAAAATTATTTGAAAAAGATGGACATTTGCTAACTGTATGTCGATGCTTATCAGAAGCTCATGAATTATTTTCTACAGAAATTCAATTAATCATCACTGAGGCTAAATTACCTGATGGAGACAGCCTTAATTTTTTAAGAAGTATTAGAAAATATAGTACTGTCCCTTTTATTGTATTATCTACTTGTGTAGATGAATTTACTCAAATTAGCTTTTTCAGTTTCAAAGCAGATGCTTACATCAGCAAATCTTTTTCTCCTTCCGTAATCAGCTACTATATCAACGCACTTGCCAATCGATTCTATCCACTCCAACAACCTGTAAAGATAAATGGTTACATATTTGATTTAGATAATTATTCCCTTAAATGTGAAAAAAATATACCTATCCCCTTAACAGCCACAGAAATACAAATAATTAAAATATTATATGACCGAAAGGGTACTACTGTTTCAAAAGAACATTTACTTGAAACTATTTGGGGAAATGAATATAGAGATGACTATAGGCGATTAGATCCACATATAAAAAATATCAGAAAAAAATTAGACTACTCTTTTGTCACTACGATTATTGGTATCGGTTACAAATTAACGATATAA